The stretch of DNA GCGTTCAGACAGGGTGGTGACCGTCATCGTCTGGTTGTGGAGCTCGCACCGGGCCTTGGGCGTGAATGGCGAGATCTCGCCGTAGGAATAGAACCCCGCGATGGTGGCGGCCGGCCCGACGATGTCGCGGACGCCCTCGACTTCTTCTTCCACGCGCTGCCGCAGTACCATGCGCCGGCCCACGCAACTGATCAGGAGCGCGAGATCCGCCGGCGTGCCCAGCGCCTCGGCGCTGATGCGCCCGGCGCCGACCGCGCCGTCGATCAGGCGGTCGACGTTGGCCTTCATCAGCCGGACGTAGCCGCCGACCGGGACGTCGCCGGCAAAGGTGAGGCTCTGGTCGGCCTCATGCACCGACAGAATCGTGCGCACCACCGGGGCGCTGACCTCGCGCGTGCGCAACGACAACGGGAAGAGCAGGCCCGAGGCCGGCAGGTCAGACGCATGATCGCCGAGGTAGCGCTTGTAGAGTGCCAGGGCGGATTGCCCGTCCAGCTCGTAGAGCACGTTGCCCGCGGACTTGGTGATTTGACGTTCCGGCCCGAACGGATCCCATCCGCCGAGGGAGCCGTAGCCGACTTTCAGGCGCGATCCGTACAGCCCGACGGCCGCCACGGTGTTGGTCACGGCCCGGCCGCCGCACAGCACCACCGTTTCCTGGAACTGTTCGCCGTCGGCCGAGAGGCCGCCGGTCACCGACACGCCGGGCGGGAGTCGCTCACCCAATCCCCGCACCAGGGCTTCACCGTTGATGTCGAGTCCTTCGGAGATCACGAGCACGTGCACGAGACCCGGGCCGGCGAGCGTCGCCGCCAGGGCGGCGCCGGCGGCGGCGCTGTCGATGGCCGTAACCGGCGCGGTGGCCAGGCGGACCTCGGTGTACTCGAACTGGATGGCGGTGGCGACCACGCCGGCGTCGAAGACGTCGGTCCCGCTGATCTGCCCGGCCGTCGAGCAGCCGATGATCGCGGCGGCGGGCCATCGCGCCGCCAGATCGGATCCCAGCCGCGGGCTGCCGATGCTGGCGCGGTCCCCGAACACGAGAACCAGCTGGGCGGCCGGCAGGGCGGGGGACTCGTGCCACCCCTGCGTGTCGTCCCAGCGATCCTGATGCACCTTCACAGCGAATACCCTAGCGCAAATGTCCGGAAGGTGAACAGCGTCACGGCGCGGCAACGAGGGAACACCCGGCTAGGATTCATGTTGCGCCGCGTACCACTCCAGCAGGAACCGCTGGGAATTGAAGGGCGGGACGCCTTCGGGCGGCGTGGCGCGCACGTAGGCGCCGTCGGTCTGCAGCGTCCACGCCCGGTCGGTGTCGCTCAACAGCACTTCGAGCACCGTGTCGCGCAGCAACTGCTTGAGGCCGGGATCGGTGACGGGGCAGAGCACCTCGACGCGCCGGTCCAGGTTGCGTTCCATCAGGTCGGCGCTGCCGATGTAGACCTCGGGCGCGCCGCCGTTCTCGAAATAGTAGATGCGCGAATGCTCGAGGAACTGGCCGACGATCGATCGGACGCGGATGTGATCGCTGATGCCGGGGATGCCCGGCCGCAGGCAGCACAAGCCGCGCACGATCATGTCGATGGTGACGCCGGCCTGCGAGGCGCGGTAGAGCGTCTTGATCATGCCCTGGTCGGCCACCGCGTTGTTCTTCAGGATCATGCGGGCCGGCCGTCCGGCCTTGGCGTGTTCCATCTCGCGCTCGACCAGCGCCCGGAACCCTTGCCGCAGCCCGACCGGGGCCACCAGCAAGGCGTTGTACGACCGCTTGTTCGAATAACCGGTCAGCGAGTTGAACACCTCGGTGACGTCGTCGAGGATGCCCTCGTCGGCGGTGAACAGGCCGAGGTCGGTGTAGACCTGCGAGGTGACGCGGTTGTAGTTGCCGGTGGCGACGTGGGCATAGCGGTGAATGCCGTCCGCTTCATGGCGCACGACCAGGCACAGCTTGCAGTGCACCTTCAGGTTCATCAGGCCGTAGACGACGTGGATGCCGGCGGCTTCCAGGCGGGTCGCCCACGCGATGTTGTTCCGTTCGTCGAAGCGCGCCTTCAACTCCACCAGCACCGCGACCTGCTTGCCCTGTTCGGCGGCCTCGATCAGCAGGTCCACCAGTGGCGAGTTGGCGCCGATGCGATACAGCGTGATCTTGATCGCGATCACCTGCGGGTCTTCCACCGCCGCCCGCAGGAAGGTCTCGACCGACGTGAACGAGTCGAACGGATGGTGGAGCAGGAAGTCCTGGTCGGCGATCTGTTCGAAGACCTTGTCGGTTTCGTCGGGCGCCCACAGCGTGCGCGGCGTGATCGCCGGGTATTTCAGGGCCGGGCGGTGCAGCTTGACCAGCGAGTGCCAGTCGCCGAAGCCGAGGCGATCGGTGGCCCGCGCCACCACGTCTTCCTCGATCTCGAAGTTCTCGATCAGGATGCTCAACACCCGCTTGGGCGTGTCGGCCTCGACGTGCAGCAGCGACAGCGCGCCGTGGCGCAACTGCTTGAGGCCGCGGTCCACGGTCTCGAGCAGGTCGTCGGCCTCGTCTTCCTGGATGACCATGTCGGTGTCGCGGATGATCCGGAACAGGTGCGTGCCCTCGACCTGGGTGCCGGGGAACAGCGTCTGGATGTTCCGGCGGATGACGTCTTCCAGGAACACGTGCGCCATCCCGGGCTGCGGCGACAGGTGCTCCGGCAGGGCGATGAAGCGCGACAGCATCCCCGGGACCTTGACGCGCGCGAACTTGGTGCGGCCGGCGTGGCGGACACGGACGGCGAGGTTCATGCTCAGGTTCGAGATGTACGGGAACGGATGCCCGGGGTCGAACGCCAGCGGGGTCAGGACCGGGAAGATGTGCTCCTTGAAGTACTGCGCCAGCCACGCCTCGATCGCCGGCGTGTAGTCAGCCGGATCGAGAAAGTGGATGCCCTCGGCGGCGAGCAGCGGGCGGATCGACTGCGACCAGCACGCGATCTGCGCGTCGATCTGCGCCAGCGCGTGCCCGCGAATCGTCGCCAGCTCGAGGTCCGTCGTCATGCCGTCGATCGAGACCTCCTCGATGCCGGCGCGGAACTTCTTCAGGATGGTGGCGACCCGCACCATGAAGAACTCGTCGAGGTTGGTGCCGGAAATGGCGAGGAACTTCACCCGCTCGAGCAGCGGATGCGAGGTGTCCTGGGCCTGCGCGAGCACGCGCTGGTTGAACGCCAGCCAGCTCAGCTCACGGTTGATGTAGAGCGCGGGCGAGGTGAGGTCATTCGGGTCGAGCTTGGACCAGTCGCGCTGCGGCGTGGTGACCGCGGGCGCGCTCTCGGCGGTACGGCGCTTGCGCGGGCGTCTGGTCACGGCAGTCGTGGTGGGCATGAGTCATTCTACCGCCGAGCGCATCGGGTGAGCCGAAGTGGGAAGGTCTATTGGAACCAGAGCAGGATGGCGAACAGGACGACCGTCACGGTGACGACCTGCTGGAGCCAGGCGTGCCCTCGAAGCACGGCCAGGCGCACGCCGATTATGGCGCCCACCCAGTTGCCGGCGCCCAACGCCAACCCGCGCGGCCAGTCCACCTGGCCGGCGCCGGCGAAGACGGCCAGCGAGAGCAGCGTCAGCAGCATCACGCTGAGCAGCTTCACCGCGTTGCCGCGTACGAGGTCCATGCCGGCGGCCGAGGTAATCGCCAGCACCAGAAAGCCGACGCCCGCCTGGATGAACCCGCCGTAGAGGCCGACCACGAAGAAGCCGGCGATCACGAACCAGTGGGTGGGCGGCTTGAGTTCCGCCTGCGCGATCGGCTGGCGCCGTTGGTTCACGAGCGACCACACGGTGACGGCGACCATCGCCACCGACAGGATCCGGCGGAAGGCGAAGTCGGGCACGTTGAGCGCGGCCCACACGCCGATCGCCGCGCCGGCCAGGGCGGGCACGCTGGCCTTGAGTGCCCACGGCCAGTCCACGGCGCCGTGGCGATGGAACCCGAGAATGCCGCCGAGGTTCTGGGACAGCACGCCGACGCGGTTGGTGCCGTTGGCGAGCGAAGCGGGCAGCCCAAAGAACAGCAGGGCAGGGAGGGTCAGGAACGACCCGCCGCCAGCCACGACATTGAGGGCGCCCGACACCACCCCGACGGTGGCCAGCGCGATCAGTTCAAGCCAGAAAGGCACGTTTGATAATCGTACACGCTGTCATGCGCGGTCCGCCGCCTAAATGTGTAGAATCCACGTTCACCAGCCCAACAAGTCACGAGATCACCAGATGAGCACACTACGTCGGGCAATCGGTCTGCCCTCGGCTACCGCCCTGGTCGTCGGCACGATCATCGGTTCGTCCATCTTCGTGCAGGCCTCCGAGATCACGGCCCTGGTGCCGTCGGCGTGGGCCGTCGTGCTCGCCTGGGCTGCCGCCGGCGTCTTGACGCTGATCGGCGCGCTGGTCTGCGCCGAGCTGGCGTCCGCGTACCCGAAAACCGGCGGGGTCTACGTGTTCCTCAAGGAGATCTACGCGCCGTCGCTCGGCTTCCTGTGGGGCTGGGCGATGTTGTGGACCATGCACAGTGGCATCCTGGCCGCCATCGCCACCGTGTTCGCGCGCTACGCCGGCTACTTCGTGCCGATGGGCGATACCGCGACGCGGCTGGTCGCGATCGGCGCCATCTTCGTGCTGTCGGGCATTAACTACTTCGGCGTGAGATTGGGCGGCGGCGTGCAATCGGCCTTCACGCTGGTCAAGGTGGCGGCGGTGGTCGCGATCATCGCCATCGGCTGGGCCTTGAGCGATCCGTCGGCGGCGGTGGTGGCGGCGCCGGCGGCGCCGATCGGCGCCGGCAACTTTCTGCTGGCGGTGGGCGCCGGCCTGTTCGCGTTCGGCGGCTGGCACATGGTGACCTACACCGCTGAAGAAACGGTGGACCCGACGCGCACCATCCCGCGGTCGCTGCTGATCGGCGTGGTCGTGGTCACGCTGTGCTACATCGGCTTGAACGCGGTCTACCTGCGCGTGCTGTCGATCGACAAGGTGATTGCCTCGTCCCGGGTCGCGGCCGACACCTTCGACGTGCTGGTCGGCGCCGGCGGGGCCTCGATCATTTCAGCCCTGGTCATGTTCAGCGCGTTCGGCGCGCTCAACGGCATCGTCCTGGTGGGCCCGCGCGTGTACTACCAGATGGCGCAGGACGGACTCTGGTTCAAGTGGGCCGGCCACCTCCACCCCAGGTTCCAGACGCCGGGCCGCGCCATCCTGCTGCAAGGCGTGTGGTCGTCGGTGCTGGTGCTGACCGGAACCTACCGCGCGCTGTTCACCCGCGTGATCTACACGGAGTGGATCTTCTTCGCCCTGCTCGCCCTCGGCGTCGTGCTGCTGCGCCGGCGGCCCGGCTACCAGCCGGCCTGGCGCATGCCGCTCGTCCCGATTGCGCCGCTGGTGTTCGTGATCGCCTCGGCGGCGATCGTGTTAAATCAGATCCGCGCCGACCTCACCGAAAGCGCCATCGGCTTGCTGATTGTGGCCTCCGGGCTTCCCGCGTATTATTTTTGGAATCGAAAGGCTTCATGAAAATCGACTTTCACAATCACTACTACCCGCCGGAATACCTTGCGGCGGTCAAGAAGGGCCCCACCAAAGTCCGCATGGACTACGACGCGGAAGGCAACCCGCGGCTGCACTATCCCGGCGACTACAACATCCTGGTGCCCGGTCATCGTGACCTCGACTTCCGCGAGGGCGTGCTGAAGAAGCACGGCGTCGACAAGCAGGTCATCACCTTCACCACGCCCGGCACGCACTTCGAAGAGCCGGCCACCGCGGTCGAGATGGCCCGCCACGTCAACGACGCGTTCGCCACGGCGGTGACGCAGCGGCAGCACTTCCTGTCGCTGGCGACGCTGCCGCTGAACGATCCGGCGGCGTCGGTCGTGGAACTCGAGCGCGCCATGACGACGCTCGGGCTGCCCGGCGCCATGGTGTTCAGCAACGTTAACGGCGTGGCGCTGGCCGACGCCGCTTACGAGCCGCTCTGGACCAAGGCAAACCAGCTGGGCGCCGTCATCTACATTCACCCCGCCCATCCCCTCGGCGTGGAAGCCATGGAGCAGTACTGGCTGATGCCGCTGGTGGGGTTCCTGATGGACACGACGCTGGCCGCCGCGCATCTGGTGTTCGCCGGCGTGCCGGAGCGCTACCCGAGAATCAAGTGGGTGCTCTGCCACATGGGTGGCGCCGTGCCGTACCTGGCGGAGCGGTTCGATCGCGGCTACGAAGCCTTCGCCGAGTGCCGCACGAACATCAGCCGCGCCCCGAGCACGTACTTGAAGCAGTTCTACTACGACACCGTGAATTTCGACGTCAACGCGATCGAGCTGGCGATCAAGTTCGCCGGCGCCGACCACATCCTGGCCGGCAGCGACTATCCCCACCAGATCGGCAGCATCCCGAAAATGCTGGATGCGATCAGCCGGCTGCCGGTGTCGCCGGCCGAGCGCGAGGGGATCTACGGCCGCAACGCGGCGAACTTGTTAGGGGTCTGACTCCTCGAGACGAATGGGGTCTGACCCCGAGCAAGAATTGCCGAGGGGTCTGACCCCCTCGCAGGAGGACCGGATGAAGATCAAGGTGATGGCAGGTGTGGCAGTGATCGGCGCGGTGTTCGCCGCCGGGGTGGCAGTGGGGCAGCAGTCCGGCGCGAGCCGGCGTGAGCCGCAGTTCGAGAACAGCGAACTGAAGGTGTGGAAGTCGATCATCATGCCGAACCAGCCGCTGGCGCTGCACCGGCACGAGCACGGGCGTGCCGCCGTGGTGCTGAAGGGCGGAAACCTCGACGTCGTCGACGCCAAGGGCGCCACCCAGCAGACCTACAAGTGGGAAACCGGCAAGGCCTATTGGCTCGACGCCGATGCGGCGGGCACCCAGCATGGCGACATGAACCGCGGCAAGGAGCCCATCGAGGTGGTGATCGTCGAATTGAAGAACGACAAGCCCAAGATGTAGCTAAACGACGCGCCGCGGCAGCAGCGGGCTGAGGTGCATCGTCAGGTCGTAGACCGAGGCGCCGCAGGCGGCGGCGACGTCCTCGGGACGTGAGCCGTCCTGCCCGTCGAACAGCGTGGCGACGTCGCCGGCGGCGACGGCCGGGTCGTCGCCGATCTCCACCAGCGTGTGGCTCGCCGACACCGAGGCAATCACGGGGAACAGACGCCCGTTGATCCGGACGCGCGCGCCCTTGGCCGCCTCGCGCGGCCAGCCGTCGGCGTGGCCGACCGGCAAGGTCGCGATCCAGGTGGGCTTGCTGGCCACGTACGCGCGCTCGTAGCCGGCACTGGTGCCGGCGGCGAGTTGCTTCACGAAGGCCACGCGCACACGGAAGGCCAGCGCCGTGCGCAGCTCGACGCGCCGGGCCGCCTTGAAACGCGCGTCGGGGTAGATCCCCAGCAGCGCCATGCCCGGCCGCACCATGTCGAAATGCGTCTCGTCGCCGTGCTGGAACAGTGTGTAGGTGGAGGCGGCGTGAAGGCGGCCGAGGTCAACGCCGTTCGCCTTCAACGCCGCGGTCAGCGTCGAGAAGCGCTGGCGTTGCTCGCGATCGAACTCCAGATCCTCGGTGAACGTCATCATCGTCCCGTCGATCCGGATCCCCTTGCGGCGGGCGAGGTCGGTGATCAGCGGCGCCGCGCTGGTGTGCGGCACGCCGACGCGGCCGATGCCGGTATCCACGCACACGTGAATCGGGATGGCGCGGCCCAAGCGGTCGGCCTCACGCTGGAGCACGTCGCCGACGGGCGTGTAGACCATCGGCATGATGTCGCGCGCTGCTACCGTCCTGATGTCGGCGTCGTCTACCGGCGCCAGCAGGAGGATCGGCTTGGTGATGCCCTGGTCGCGCAGCGTGACGGCTTCCTGCAACTTGACCACGGCGAACCCGGCGACGGCCGGATGGTGGTCGAGACTGCGGGCGACGTTGACGACGCCAAGGCCGTAGCCGTTGTTCTTGATCACGGCCATGACGGGGCGCCTGGTGTAACGGTTGAGCTCGGACGCGTTGTGCGCGAGGCTGGCGGCGTGCACTTCAACCCAGGGGTCGAAGGACGACCGGGTGGCGGTATCGACCGCGGTTGGCGCGGCTTGTCCGGTGGCGGCCGCGGGAACGAGAGCGGCGAGAGGCGTGGCGAGGAACGTCCGCCGAGTCACGCGCGCAGTATACTCCTGCGATGCGAGCGCTGATTCTTTTGCTGGCGGGCCTCGGGTTGGTCCAGGCACAGCCGGCTCCGGCGCCGCCGCCTGGCACCGACATCTACCTGGTGCCGCTCGCGGCGGGACTCGGCAGCATGAAGACGGCGAAGCCGGCGCCGATCGCGGTGGAGCCCGGCTACGACAACCAGCCCATGTTCAGCTCCGACGGCTCGCGGATCCTGTTTGCCGCGAACCACGACGGCAAGCAGACCGACGTGTTCGTGTTCGAGCGCGCGACTGGGCGAACCGTGCAACTCACACAAACGCCGGAGAACGAGAACTCGCCGACGTTCCTGCCGGCCGGGATCGGCGAGTCCGGCGGCTTCAGCGTCGTGCAGACCGAACCGGATCGCAGCCAGCGGCTGTGGCGTTTCGACGCCGCGGGCCGGAACCCGCAGCTCGTGCTGGCCGACGTCAAGCCGGTGGGCTATCACGCCTGGGTCGAGCCGGATCACCTGGCCATGTTCATCCTCGGCCAGCCGGCGACATTGCAGGTGGGCCGGGTCTCCACCGGCAAGGCGGAGGTGGTCGCGCGCGACATCGGCCGTTCGCTGCATCGCATTCCGGGCACGCGCAAGGTCAGCTTCGTGCAGCGCGAGTCGGCGGCGGAATTCTGGATCAAGCAGATCGACATCGACTCCCGGCAGATCGAGCCGCTCGTGCGCGCCGTCGAGGGCAGCAGCGATCGCGATTACGCCTGGATGCCCGATGGCAAGACGGTGTTGATGCCGGCCGGTACCAAGGTGTTCTCGTGGACGCGCGGCGCCACCGGCTGGACCGAGGTGTTCGACGGTGCCGCGGTCCGGTTGGGCGCGATCAGCCGGTTGAACGTGTCACCGAAAGGCGATGCCGTGGCCATGGTGGTCGCCGAGCCCAAGAGGCCATGACGGACGTGTCTGAGTTTCGAGTCGAAAAACGCCGCGAGGCCGCCGAGATTACGCTGTCAACCGGCGGCACCATCACCGGGCACTTCTTCCTGTCCGGCTCCAGCCAGGGGCATTCCGGCCCGGAGCGCGTGGGCGACCTGCTCAACCTGGAGCCCGGGTTCTTCCCGTTCCAGGCCCCGAGCGGAGAAACCTCGCTGATCAATCGCGCCCACGTGGTGAAGGTGGTGTTGCCGGAGCACGTGATCGAAGCGCAGCTCGACGACGGCTACGACGTGGCGACGCGGCGTCACGTCTCGGTGTTGCTTTCCAGCGGCGAGAAGATCACCGGTCACGTTGCCGTCTACCGGCCGCCCGGCCGCGATCGGCTGAGCGACTACGCGCACATCGATGATCGGTTCCGCTACGTGGAGCTGTCGGATCGCACGGTGTTGATCAACTCCCTGCACATTGTCTCGCTGCTCGAGGTGAGCGACTGATGGCCGCAGCCGTAGACGGCTTGTTGAAGACGATGGCCGAGACCGGGGCGCGCGGGTTGCGCCTGGCGGTGGGCAGCCCGGCGCGCATGCTCGACGCGTCGGGGACCGCGCAAGACGCCAGCAGCACGCCGCTGACGCGCCAGGAGATTCTCACGCTGCTCAGCCCGATCATTCCGGAGCACGCGCGGCGGCGCCTGCCGCAGGAATCCACGGTGGAGTTCGACTATGTGTCCCCGGAGTCCGGCACCTTCAAGGTGACCGTGCTGCGCAATGGCACCGAGCTGGCCGTGAGCTTCGTGCCCGATCAGTCGGCGGCGTCCGCCTCAACCAGGGCCGCGGCGCAGCAGCCGGCGGCCATCGCCTCCGCCCAGGCTGCCGCGGGCAAGCCGGTGACCCGCCCGGTCGTGACCACGGCTCCGGCCGGCGGCGGCCACGCCATCGACGTGTTGTTCCGGCAGATGGTGGACGCGAAGGCGTCGGACCTGCACCTGTCGTCCGACATGCCGCCGCTGATCCGCAAGGACGGCCACATGCAGGCGCTCGATGCCGGCATGGGCGCGCTGACGCCCGAAGGCATTGCCGCGCTGCTGCAGCCGATCATGCCGCCGCCCAACCGCGACGAGTTCGAGCGGCGCCACGACACCGACTTTGCCTATGAGATCAGCGGCCTGGCGCGGTTTCGCGCCAACGTCTTCCTCGATCGCAAGGGGCCTGGCGCCGTGTTCCGCGTGATCCCGGCCAACATCCTGACCGCGGAGCAGCTCGGGTTGTCGCCGCACATCCTGCAGCTGTGCCGGCTGACCAAGGGCCTGGTGCTGGTGACCGGCCCGACCGGCTCGGGCAAGTCCACCACGCTGTGCGCGATGATCGACTACATCAACAAGAACCGGTCGGACCACATCATCACCATCGAGGACCCGATCGAGTTCGTGCACGAGAACAAGAGCTGCCTGATCAACCAGCGCGAAGTGGGCACCCACACCTCGGGGTTCAAGGACGCGCTGCGGGCGGCGATGCGCGAAGACCCCGACATCATCCTGGTGGGCGAGTTGCGCGATCTCGAGACCGTGGCGATTGCGATTGAAACCGCTGAAACCGGCCACCTCGTGTTCGGCACGCTGCACACCACCACCGCCGCGTCCACCGTGGACCGCGTCATCGACCAGTTCCCGACCGATCAGCAGTCGCAGATCCGCATCATGCTGTCGGAGTCGTTGAAGGGCGTGATCGCGCAGAACCTGTGCCGCAAGATTGGCGGCGGCCGCGTCGCGGCGCTCGAAATCCTGTTGATCAACAGTGCGATCAGCAACCTGATCCGCGAGGCGAAGACGTTCCAGATTCCCTCGATGATGCAGGTGGGCCGCTCGCAGGGCATGGTCGCCCTCAACGACGCGTTGATGGACCTGGTGGCGAAGAAGGTGGTCGAACCGCAAGAGGCCTACCTCAAGGCGGTGGACAAGCCGGGGTTCGAAGGCCTGCTGAAGCGCGCCGGCATCGACACGCGCTTCGTCCAGTCGGCGGCGAGCTAGGAGCGGTCGCCGCTCGGCGTCCTAGCCGTCGATGCCAGGACGTTCCTTGGTCGTGGCCTCGGCCCCAGGTGGCACGCGGAACGGTTCCACGGGAATGCGCTCGTAACGCACCTCGATGATCAGCAGCCGCTCCGTGCTGCCTGGCGCGTGAAGGACCACGCGATCACCTGGCCCGGACTTCATCAACGCCCGCGCCAGTGGCGACACCCAGCTGATGTGGTTGCGATCGAGGTCGACCTCGTCGCTGCCGACGACGCTCACCACGCGCTCCATTCCAGCGGCATTGGCGTAGCGCACGGTCGCCCCGAAGAAGACCCGCGCCGCCGCCCGCGCCGGTCTCGGGGTTTCCGGGTCGACCACTTCCGCGGCATCTATGCGCTTCGTGAGAAAGCGAATCCGCCGATCGATCTGGCGCAGCCGCCGCTTGCCGTACTGATAGTCGGCGTTTTCGCTGCGATCGCCGTTGCTCGCGGCCCACGCCACCACCTGTGTCACTGCCGGTCGTTCCCTGGTGAGGAGAAACTTGTGCTCGTCCTTGAGCCGCTGCAGACCGCTCGGTGTGATGTAGTTCTTGACTCGCGCGACCGGCGCATTGTCGTCGGATTCGTTCTTGGGCAACCTGCTCATGCGGCTCCACCGATTCAACCACGACTGGCGCTGGAAACGGGAAACGTTCTCGCGCCCTCGGCGTGACAGGTACAGCCGGTTCCGGGTCCGCGGTTCGATCGGAAATCCTCCGCGCGTGAGAGAAAGGATCAACGCTGAGCGACGCCGAGGGCTACGGAGCACGCGATGACCCTTCCGCAACCAGCCACGTGTAACCAATCCGACGCCCCACGATGCCCGTGGAGCAATTCGCCAAAGGGTCGCACGGCCCGAATGATTGCCCTACACGAAGTGTCTCTTCGCGAATGCTCTGCCAGATCCTGTCTTGAGGTACGTCTCGAACGCGGCG from Vicinamibacterales bacterium encodes:
- a CDS encoding FIST N-terminal domain-containing protein, giving the protein MKVHQDRWDDTQGWHESPALPAAQLVLVFGDRASIGSPRLGSDLAARWPAAAIIGCSTAGQISGTDVFDAGVVATAIQFEYTEVRLATAPVTAIDSAAAGAALAATLAGPGLVHVLVISEGLDINGEALVRGLGERLPPGVSVTGGLSADGEQFQETVVLCGGRAVTNTVAAVGLYGSRLKVGYGSLGGWDPFGPERQITKSAGNVLYELDGQSALALYKRYLGDHASDLPASGLLFPLSLRTREVSAPVVRTILSVHEADQSLTFAGDVPVGGYVRLMKANVDRLIDGAVGAGRISAEALGTPADLALLISCVGRRMVLRQRVEEEVEGVRDIVGPAATIAGFYSYGEISPFTPKARCELHNQTMTVTTLSER
- the ppk1 gene encoding polyphosphate kinase 1, whose amino-acid sequence is MPTTTAVTRRPRKRRTAESAPAVTTPQRDWSKLDPNDLTSPALYINRELSWLAFNQRVLAQAQDTSHPLLERVKFLAISGTNLDEFFMVRVATILKKFRAGIEEVSIDGMTTDLELATIRGHALAQIDAQIACWSQSIRPLLAAEGIHFLDPADYTPAIEAWLAQYFKEHIFPVLTPLAFDPGHPFPYISNLSMNLAVRVRHAGRTKFARVKVPGMLSRFIALPEHLSPQPGMAHVFLEDVIRRNIQTLFPGTQVEGTHLFRIIRDTDMVIQEDEADDLLETVDRGLKQLRHGALSLLHVEADTPKRVLSILIENFEIEEDVVARATDRLGFGDWHSLVKLHRPALKYPAITPRTLWAPDETDKVFEQIADQDFLLHHPFDSFTSVETFLRAAVEDPQVIAIKITLYRIGANSPLVDLLIEAAEQGKQVAVLVELKARFDERNNIAWATRLEAAGIHVVYGLMNLKVHCKLCLVVRHEADGIHRYAHVATGNYNRVTSQVYTDLGLFTADEGILDDVTEVFNSLTGYSNKRSYNALLVAPVGLRQGFRALVEREMEHAKAGRPARMILKNNAVADQGMIKTLYRASQAGVTIDMIVRGLCCLRPGIPGISDHIRVRSIVGQFLEHSRIYYFENGGAPEVYIGSADLMERNLDRRVEVLCPVTDPGLKQLLRDTVLEVLLSDTDRAWTLQTDGAYVRATPPEGVPPFNSQRFLLEWYAAQHES
- a CDS encoding sulfite exporter TauE/SafE family protein, translated to MPFWLELIALATVGVVSGALNVVAGGGSFLTLPALLFFGLPASLANGTNRVGVLSQNLGGILGFHRHGAVDWPWALKASVPALAGAAIGVWAALNVPDFAFRRILSVAMVAVTVWSLVNQRRQPIAQAELKPPTHWFVIAGFFVVGLYGGFIQAGVGFLVLAITSAAGMDLVRGNAVKLLSVMLLTLLSLAVFAGAGQVDWPRGLALGAGNWVGAIIGVRLAVLRGHAWLQQVVTVTVVLFAILLWFQ
- a CDS encoding amino acid permease; its protein translation is MSTLRRAIGLPSATALVVGTIIGSSIFVQASEITALVPSAWAVVLAWAAAGVLTLIGALVCAELASAYPKTGGVYVFLKEIYAPSLGFLWGWAMLWTMHSGILAAIATVFARYAGYFVPMGDTATRLVAIGAIFVLSGINYFGVRLGGGVQSAFTLVKVAAVVAIIAIGWALSDPSAAVVAAPAAPIGAGNFLLAVGAGLFAFGGWHMVTYTAEETVDPTRTIPRSLLIGVVVVTLCYIGLNAVYLRVLSIDKVIASSRVAADTFDVLVGAGGASIISALVMFSAFGALNGIVLVGPRVYYQMAQDGLWFKWAGHLHPRFQTPGRAILLQGVWSSVLVLTGTYRALFTRVIYTEWIFFALLALGVVLLRRRPGYQPAWRMPLVPIAPLVFVIASAAIVLNQIRADLTESAIGLLIVASGLPAYYFWNRKAS
- a CDS encoding amidohydrolase family protein; amino-acid sequence: MKIDFHNHYYPPEYLAAVKKGPTKVRMDYDAEGNPRLHYPGDYNILVPGHRDLDFREGVLKKHGVDKQVITFTTPGTHFEEPATAVEMARHVNDAFATAVTQRQHFLSLATLPLNDPAASVVELERAMTTLGLPGAMVFSNVNGVALADAAYEPLWTKANQLGAVIYIHPAHPLGVEAMEQYWLMPLVGFLMDTTLAAAHLVFAGVPERYPRIKWVLCHMGGAVPYLAERFDRGYEAFAECRTNISRAPSTYLKQFYYDTVNFDVNAIELAIKFAGADHILAGSDYPHQIGSIPKMLDAISRLPVSPAEREGIYGRNAANLLGV
- the alr gene encoding alanine racemase, whose product is MTRRTFLATPLAALVPAAATGQAAPTAVDTATRSSFDPWVEVHAASLAHNASELNRYTRRPVMAVIKNNGYGLGVVNVARSLDHHPAVAGFAVVKLQEAVTLRDQGITKPILLLAPVDDADIRTVAARDIMPMVYTPVGDVLQREADRLGRAIPIHVCVDTGIGRVGVPHTSAAPLITDLARRKGIRIDGTMMTFTEDLEFDREQRQRFSTLTAALKANGVDLGRLHAASTYTLFQHGDETHFDMVRPGMALLGIYPDARFKAARRVELRTALAFRVRVAFVKQLAAGTSAGYERAYVASKPTWIATLPVGHADGWPREAAKGARVRINGRLFPVIASVSASHTLVEIGDDPAVAAGDVATLFDGQDGSRPEDVAAACGASVYDLTMHLSPLLPRRVV
- a CDS encoding type IV pilus twitching motility protein PilT, yielding MAAAVDGLLKTMAETGARGLRLAVGSPARMLDASGTAQDASSTPLTRQEILTLLSPIIPEHARRRLPQESTVEFDYVSPESGTFKVTVLRNGTELAVSFVPDQSAASASTRAAAQQPAAIASAQAAAGKPVTRPVVTTAPAGGGHAIDVLFRQMVDAKASDLHLSSDMPPLIRKDGHMQALDAGMGALTPEGIAALLQPIMPPPNRDEFERRHDTDFAYEISGLARFRANVFLDRKGPGAVFRVIPANILTAEQLGLSPHILQLCRLTKGLVLVTGPTGSGKSTTLCAMIDYINKNRSDHIITIEDPIEFVHENKSCLINQREVGTHTSGFKDALRAAMREDPDIILVGELRDLETVAIAIETAETGHLVFGTLHTTTAASTVDRVIDQFPTDQQSQIRIMLSESLKGVIAQNLCRKIGGGRVAALEILLINSAISNLIREAKTFQIPSMMQVGRSQGMVALNDALMDLVAKKVVEPQEAYLKAVDKPGFEGLLKRAGIDTRFVQSAAS
- the greB gene encoding transcription elongation factor GreB, translated to MSRLPKNESDDNAPVARVKNYITPSGLQRLKDEHKFLLTRERPAVTQVVAWAASNGDRSENADYQYGKRRLRQIDRRIRFLTKRIDAAEVVDPETPRPARAAARVFFGATVRYANAAGMERVVSVVGSDEVDLDRNHISWVSPLARALMKSGPGDRVVLHAPGSTERLLIIEVRYERIPVEPFRVPPGAEATTKERPGIDG